In the Syngnathus scovelli strain Florida chromosome 16, RoL_Ssco_1.2, whole genome shotgun sequence genome, one interval contains:
- the gucy2ca gene encoding guanylyl cyclase C isoform X2: protein MTIMRYKMSGLNSLPYLGMLVMAVIGNKMLDDCLASKRRFTMNVVLLEDNTYEWSRPFVQAAVERAIEEDRKENIKHNLSFALTANFHGFNTTLYNRQGCGSSTCEGVAILKMLHNDGEVGCVMLGPSCTYATFQLVDDEIGLTLSMPVISAGSFGLSCDYKPKLTRILPPARKISDMFYFFLKEELSFKDEWQHVYVYKKSSENATEDCFWYTNGLEAPSANFATKIKREMLRSEDDLKEALIDNQRHSNIFIICGRLDDIISIKSKVGPIKPEIIFILMDIYNPEYYVNATSNQAMRNVLVVTLPQRNYNYGLTLPYNDTINDYVAGYHDAALLFGKVLRERMLSQKNNGRKGANEVPLSDNPFGNASFHGMAGHYVLDKYGDRDVNFTVIYTSTLTGKYETLLVFDTSRNKTIHVAQNPALAWKGNRLPQDIPENSDGLTTQNVIVIVLSLSVFVVTVVALIFYRQNRKQRPMQKRWAHINPHLIGPLDEKEVSLKIDEDKRKDSTFYSRRGRYDKKPVILKELKQTDGDFTDEQKIELNTLLRIDYYNLTKFYGTVKFEYAVFGMFELCSRGSLRYILNDRISYPDETFMDMEFKISVMYDIAKGMSYLHSSNIAVHGRLKSTNCVVDNRMVVKITDFGCHTLLRPGRDVWTAPEHLRKDGVSQKGDVYSYGIIAHEIILRQPPFYTQYYLSRAEKIYRVQYPNGMRVFRPELNFDGVSEKETELYMLMNNCWDEDPERRPDFKKIELTLGKIFSNLHNQATETYMDNLIRRLQMYSRTLENLVEERTALYKAERDRADRLNFMLLPGPVVRSLKETGIVEPELYEEVTVYFSDIVGFTTLCHFSTPMEVVDMLNEIYKNFDSVLDHHDVYKVETIGDAYMVASGLPKRNGDRHAVDIAHMALDILSFVGTFELQHLPGIPLWIRIGVHSGPCAAGVVGNKMPRYCLFGDTVNTASRMESTGLPLRIHVSQSTINILQRTDCQFQYEQRGETYLKGKGKEMTYWLTGVTGGKYNLPTPPTAENIQRLQQDLADMIVSSLEKRGKGGESFEKRKTLSIRRRETSVHGESSPEYFHLAVTDNPSTYL, encoded by the exons atgactataaTGAGGTATAAGATGAGTGGTTTGAATAGTTTACCTTACCTGGGAATGTTGGTTATGGCGGTGATTGGCAACAAGATGCTGGACGACTGTCTGGCGTCCAAACGTCGATTCACGATGAACGTTGTGCTGCTGGAAGACAACACGTACGAGTGGAGTCGGCCCTTCGTGCAGGCGGCGGTGGAGCGAGCCATTGAAGAAGACAGGAAGGAGAATATTAAACATA ATTTAAGCTTCGCTTTGACAGCTAACTTCCACGGCTTCAACACGACCCTGTACAACCGGCAAGGCTGTGGTAGCAGCACTTGCGAAGGCGTGGCCATACTCAAGATGCTCCAT AATGATGGTGAAGTCGGTTGTGTCATGCTGGGACCTTCGTGCACGTACGCTACCTTCCAGTTAGTGGA TGATGAAATCGGCCTGACCCTAAGCATGCCCGTCATTTCCGCCGGGAGCTTCGGCCTCTCTTGCGACTACAAGCCTAAATTGACTCGGATTTTGCCGCCGGCACGCAAGATCTCGGATATGTTCTACTTCTTTCTGAAGGAGGAGTTGTCATTCAAGGATGAATGGCAGCATGTTTACGTATACAAGAAGTCCAGCGAGAACGCCACAGAGGATTGCTTCTG GTATACCAATGGACTGGAAGCTCCTTCCGCCAACTTTGCTACAAAAATCAAAAGAGAAATGCTACGTTCTGAGGACGACTTAAAGGAAGCTCTCATCGATAACCAACGACACAGTAACA TTTTCATCATTTGTGGCCGTCTTGATGACATCATTTCAATCAAATCCAAAGTGGGCCCAATTAAGCCAGAGATCATCTTCATTCTCATGGATATTTACAA TCCTGAGTATTATGTCAACGCGACATCCAATCAGGCCATGCGTAACGTCCTGGTCGTCACTCTCCCGCAGAGGAACTACAACTACGGATTGACTTTACCTTATAACGACACG ATTAATGACTATGTGGCTGGCTATCATGACGCCGCTCTACTGTTCGGTAAAGTGCTCAGGGAGAGGATGCTCAGTCAGAAGAATAATGGTCGCAAAGGAGCTAATGAAGTCCCGCTTAGTGATAATCCATTCGGGAATGCTTCCTTCCATG GTATGGCAGGACATTATGTTTTGGACAAGTATGGTGACAGAGATGTTAACTTCACCGTGATTTACACATCCACTCTAACCGGCAAG TATGAGACTCTGCTAGTGTTTGACACGTCGAGGAATAAAACGATACACGTGGCCCAAAATCCTGCTCTGGCTTGGAAAGGAAATCGCTTGCCTCAAGATATACCGGAGAATTCCGATG GCTTGACCACGCAGAATGTGATCGTGATCGTTCTGAGCCTGAGTGTTTTCGTGGTGACCGTCGTCGCGCTCATCTTCTACAG GCAGAACAGAAAACAACGTCCAATGCAAAAAAGGTGGGCTCACATCAACCCTCACCTGATTGGTCCACTGGATGAGAAGGAGGTCTCCCTAAAG ATTGATGAAGATAAGAGGAAGGATAGCACGTTCTACTCTCGTCGTGGCCGCTATGATAAAAAG CCGGTCATCTTGAAAGAGCTCAAACAAACCGATGGAGACTTCACAGACGAGCAGAAGATTGAGCTTAACACT CTGCTGCGTATCGATTACTACAACTTGACCAAGTTCTATGGCACGGTGAAGTTTGAGTATGCCGTGTTTGGGATGTTTGAGCTGTGCTCCAGGGGATCCCTCAGG TACATTCTGAACGACAGAATTTCCTACCCAGATGAAACCTTCATGGACATGGAGTTTAAAATATCAGTCATGTATGATATAGCGAAG GGCATGTCTTATCTCCACTCCAGTAATATCGCAGTCCACGGGCGCCTCAAATCCACCAATTGTGTGGTTGACAATCGTATGGTGGTAAAAATCACAGATTTTGGCTGTCATACACTTTTGAGGCCAGGAAGAG ATGTATGGACAGCACCGGAACATCTCCGTAAAGATGGGGTATCTCAAAAAGGAGATGTTTACAGCTACGGCATCATCGCACATGAAATCATTCTGAGGCAGCCTCCGTTTTATACTCAATACTATTTGAGTCGTGCAG AGAAGATTTACAGGGTGCAGTATCCTAACGGGATGCGTGTCTTCAGACCAGAACTCAACTTTGATGgagtgtcagagaaagaaactgaG TTGTACATGTTGATGAACAACTGCTGGGATGAAGATCCTGAACGGAGGCCAGATTTTAAGAAAATCGAGTTAACGCTGGGTAAGATTTTCAG CAATTTGCACAATCAAGCCACCGAGACATACATGGACAACCTGATCCGCCGTCTCCAGATGTACTCGAGGACTTTGGAGAATCTCGTGGAGGAGAGGACAGCTTTATACAAGGCTGAGAGGGACAGAGCAGACCGTCTTAACTTCATGCTGCTTCCCGG ccCAGTGGTGAGGTCACTGAAGGAGACAGGCATAGTGGAGCCGGAGCTCTACGAAGAAGTGACGGTGTATTTTAGCGACATTGTCGGATTCACCACACTTTGCCACTTCAGCACGCCCATGGAGGTGGTGGACATGCTCAATGAGATCTACAAGAACTTTGACAGCGTCCTCGACCACCATGATGTCTACAAG GTCGAGACAATCGGCGATGCGTACATGGTTGCGTCGGGTCTGCCAAAACGCAACGGCGACAGGCATGCCGTGGACATTGCACACATGGCACTGGACATCTTGTCATTTGTTGGGACGTTTGAGCTGCAGCACTTGCCTGGAATTCCGTTGTGGATACGGATTGGCGTGCATTCAG GTCCTTGTGCTGCTGGAGTGGTGGGGAACAAGATGCCCCGCTATTGTCTATTTGGAGATACAGTCAACACGGCATCACGAATGGAGTCCACGGGCCTGC CTCTGAGAATCCATGTAAGTCAGTCCACCATCAACATTCTGCAAAGGACTGATTGTCAATTTCAGTATGAGCAAAGAGGAGAGACGTATCTGAAG GGGAAAGGCAAGGAGATGACTTACTGGTTAACTGGAGTGACCGGGGGCAAATACAATCTACCTACACCGCCAACAGC GGAGAACATCCAGCGATTGCAGCAGGACCTGGCAGATATGATCGTATCCAGTCTGGAAAAGCGTGGAAAAGGCGGAGAGAGTTTCGAAAAGAGGAAAACTTTGTCCATCAGACGGAGAGAAACTAGCGTGCATGGGGAAAGTTCCCCGGAATATTTCCATTTAGCTGTCACTGATAACCCCAGTACTTATCTGTGA
- the gucy2ca gene encoding guanylyl cyclase C isoform X3 translates to MLHNDGEVGCVMLGPSCTYATFQLVDDEIGLTLSMPVISAGSFGLSCDYKPKLTRILPPARKISDMFYFFLKEELSFKDEWQHVYVYKKSSENATEDCFWYTNGLEAPSANFATKIKREMLRSEDDLKEALIDNQRHSNIFIICGRLDDIISIKSKVGPIKPEIIFILMDIYNPEYYVNATSNQAMRNVLVVTLPQRNYNYGLTLPYNDTVSCILKEMSENFELFSLFQRQINDYVAGYHDAALLFGKVLRERMLSQKNNGRKGANEVPLSDNPFGNASFHGMAGHYVLDKYGDRDVNFTVIYTSTLTGKYETLLVFDTSRNKTIHVAQNPALAWKGNRLPQDIPENSDGLTTQNVIVIVLSLSVFVVTVVALIFYRQNRKQRPMQKRWAHINPHLIGPLDEKEVSLKIDEDKRKDSTFYSRRGRYDKKPVILKELKQTDGDFTDEQKIELNTLLRIDYYNLTKFYGTVKFEYAVFGMFELCSRGSLRYILNDRISYPDETFMDMEFKISVMYDIAKGMSYLHSSNIAVHGRLKSTNCVVDNRMVVKITDFGCHTLLRPGRDVWTAPEHLRKDGVSQKGDVYSYGIIAHEIILRQPPFYTQYYLSRAEKIYRVQYPNGMRVFRPELNFDGVSEKETELYMLMNNCWDEDPERRPDFKKIELTLGKIFSNLHNQATETYMDNLIRRLQMYSRTLENLVEERTALYKAERDRADRLNFMLLPGPVVRSLKETGIVEPELYEEVTVYFSDIVGFTTLCHFSTPMEVVDMLNEIYKNFDSVLDHHDVYKVETIGDAYMVASGLPKRNGDRHAVDIAHMALDILSFVGTFELQHLPGIPLWIRIGVHSGPCAAGVVGNKMPRYCLFGDTVNTASRMESTGLPLRIHVSQSTINILQRTDCQFQYEQRGETYLKGKGKEMTYWLTGVTGGKYNLPTPPTAENIQRLQQDLADMIVSSLEKRGKGGESFEKRKTLSIRRRETSVHGESSPEYFHLAVTDNPSTYL, encoded by the exons ATGCTCCAT AATGATGGTGAAGTCGGTTGTGTCATGCTGGGACCTTCGTGCACGTACGCTACCTTCCAGTTAGTGGA TGATGAAATCGGCCTGACCCTAAGCATGCCCGTCATTTCCGCCGGGAGCTTCGGCCTCTCTTGCGACTACAAGCCTAAATTGACTCGGATTTTGCCGCCGGCACGCAAGATCTCGGATATGTTCTACTTCTTTCTGAAGGAGGAGTTGTCATTCAAGGATGAATGGCAGCATGTTTACGTATACAAGAAGTCCAGCGAGAACGCCACAGAGGATTGCTTCTG GTATACCAATGGACTGGAAGCTCCTTCCGCCAACTTTGCTACAAAAATCAAAAGAGAAATGCTACGTTCTGAGGACGACTTAAAGGAAGCTCTCATCGATAACCAACGACACAGTAACA TTTTCATCATTTGTGGCCGTCTTGATGACATCATTTCAATCAAATCCAAAGTGGGCCCAATTAAGCCAGAGATCATCTTCATTCTCATGGATATTTACAA TCCTGAGTATTATGTCAACGCGACATCCAATCAGGCCATGCGTAACGTCCTGGTCGTCACTCTCCCGCAGAGGAACTACAACTACGGATTGACTTTACCTTATAACGACACGGTGAGCTGCATTTTAAAGGAAATGTCGGAAAACTTTGaacttttttctctctttcaacGGCAGATTAATGACTATGTGGCTGGCTATCATGACGCCGCTCTACTGTTCGGTAAAGTGCTCAGGGAGAGGATGCTCAGTCAGAAGAATAATGGTCGCAAAGGAGCTAATGAAGTCCCGCTTAGTGATAATCCATTCGGGAATGCTTCCTTCCATG GTATGGCAGGACATTATGTTTTGGACAAGTATGGTGACAGAGATGTTAACTTCACCGTGATTTACACATCCACTCTAACCGGCAAG TATGAGACTCTGCTAGTGTTTGACACGTCGAGGAATAAAACGATACACGTGGCCCAAAATCCTGCTCTGGCTTGGAAAGGAAATCGCTTGCCTCAAGATATACCGGAGAATTCCGATG GCTTGACCACGCAGAATGTGATCGTGATCGTTCTGAGCCTGAGTGTTTTCGTGGTGACCGTCGTCGCGCTCATCTTCTACAG GCAGAACAGAAAACAACGTCCAATGCAAAAAAGGTGGGCTCACATCAACCCTCACCTGATTGGTCCACTGGATGAGAAGGAGGTCTCCCTAAAG ATTGATGAAGATAAGAGGAAGGATAGCACGTTCTACTCTCGTCGTGGCCGCTATGATAAAAAG CCGGTCATCTTGAAAGAGCTCAAACAAACCGATGGAGACTTCACAGACGAGCAGAAGATTGAGCTTAACACT CTGCTGCGTATCGATTACTACAACTTGACCAAGTTCTATGGCACGGTGAAGTTTGAGTATGCCGTGTTTGGGATGTTTGAGCTGTGCTCCAGGGGATCCCTCAGG TACATTCTGAACGACAGAATTTCCTACCCAGATGAAACCTTCATGGACATGGAGTTTAAAATATCAGTCATGTATGATATAGCGAAG GGCATGTCTTATCTCCACTCCAGTAATATCGCAGTCCACGGGCGCCTCAAATCCACCAATTGTGTGGTTGACAATCGTATGGTGGTAAAAATCACAGATTTTGGCTGTCATACACTTTTGAGGCCAGGAAGAG ATGTATGGACAGCACCGGAACATCTCCGTAAAGATGGGGTATCTCAAAAAGGAGATGTTTACAGCTACGGCATCATCGCACATGAAATCATTCTGAGGCAGCCTCCGTTTTATACTCAATACTATTTGAGTCGTGCAG AGAAGATTTACAGGGTGCAGTATCCTAACGGGATGCGTGTCTTCAGACCAGAACTCAACTTTGATGgagtgtcagagaaagaaactgaG TTGTACATGTTGATGAACAACTGCTGGGATGAAGATCCTGAACGGAGGCCAGATTTTAAGAAAATCGAGTTAACGCTGGGTAAGATTTTCAG CAATTTGCACAATCAAGCCACCGAGACATACATGGACAACCTGATCCGCCGTCTCCAGATGTACTCGAGGACTTTGGAGAATCTCGTGGAGGAGAGGACAGCTTTATACAAGGCTGAGAGGGACAGAGCAGACCGTCTTAACTTCATGCTGCTTCCCGG ccCAGTGGTGAGGTCACTGAAGGAGACAGGCATAGTGGAGCCGGAGCTCTACGAAGAAGTGACGGTGTATTTTAGCGACATTGTCGGATTCACCACACTTTGCCACTTCAGCACGCCCATGGAGGTGGTGGACATGCTCAATGAGATCTACAAGAACTTTGACAGCGTCCTCGACCACCATGATGTCTACAAG GTCGAGACAATCGGCGATGCGTACATGGTTGCGTCGGGTCTGCCAAAACGCAACGGCGACAGGCATGCCGTGGACATTGCACACATGGCACTGGACATCTTGTCATTTGTTGGGACGTTTGAGCTGCAGCACTTGCCTGGAATTCCGTTGTGGATACGGATTGGCGTGCATTCAG GTCCTTGTGCTGCTGGAGTGGTGGGGAACAAGATGCCCCGCTATTGTCTATTTGGAGATACAGTCAACACGGCATCACGAATGGAGTCCACGGGCCTGC CTCTGAGAATCCATGTAAGTCAGTCCACCATCAACATTCTGCAAAGGACTGATTGTCAATTTCAGTATGAGCAAAGAGGAGAGACGTATCTGAAG GGGAAAGGCAAGGAGATGACTTACTGGTTAACTGGAGTGACCGGGGGCAAATACAATCTACCTACACCGCCAACAGC GGAGAACATCCAGCGATTGCAGCAGGACCTGGCAGATATGATCGTATCCAGTCTGGAAAAGCGTGGAAAAGGCGGAGAGAGTTTCGAAAAGAGGAAAACTTTGTCCATCAGACGGAGAGAAACTAGCGTGCATGGGGAAAGTTCCCCGGAATATTTCCATTTAGCTGTCACTGATAACCCCAGTACTTATCTGTGA
- the gucy2ca gene encoding guanylyl cyclase C isoform X1, with protein sequence MTIMRYKMSGLNSLPYLGMLVMAVIGNKMLDDCLASKRRFTMNVVLLEDNTYEWSRPFVQAAVERAIEEDRKENIKHNLSFALTANFHGFNTTLYNRQGCGSSTCEGVAILKMLHNDGEVGCVMLGPSCTYATFQLVDDEIGLTLSMPVISAGSFGLSCDYKPKLTRILPPARKISDMFYFFLKEELSFKDEWQHVYVYKKSSENATEDCFWYTNGLEAPSANFATKIKREMLRSEDDLKEALIDNQRHSNIFIICGRLDDIISIKSKVGPIKPEIIFILMDIYNPEYYVNATSNQAMRNVLVVTLPQRNYNYGLTLPYNDTVSCILKEMSENFELFSLFQRQINDYVAGYHDAALLFGKVLRERMLSQKNNGRKGANEVPLSDNPFGNASFHGMAGHYVLDKYGDRDVNFTVIYTSTLTGKYETLLVFDTSRNKTIHVAQNPALAWKGNRLPQDIPENSDGLTTQNVIVIVLSLSVFVVTVVALIFYRQNRKQRPMQKRWAHINPHLIGPLDEKEVSLKIDEDKRKDSTFYSRRGRYDKKPVILKELKQTDGDFTDEQKIELNTLLRIDYYNLTKFYGTVKFEYAVFGMFELCSRGSLRYILNDRISYPDETFMDMEFKISVMYDIAKGMSYLHSSNIAVHGRLKSTNCVVDNRMVVKITDFGCHTLLRPGRDVWTAPEHLRKDGVSQKGDVYSYGIIAHEIILRQPPFYTQYYLSRAEKIYRVQYPNGMRVFRPELNFDGVSEKETELYMLMNNCWDEDPERRPDFKKIELTLGKIFSNLHNQATETYMDNLIRRLQMYSRTLENLVEERTALYKAERDRADRLNFMLLPGPVVRSLKETGIVEPELYEEVTVYFSDIVGFTTLCHFSTPMEVVDMLNEIYKNFDSVLDHHDVYKVETIGDAYMVASGLPKRNGDRHAVDIAHMALDILSFVGTFELQHLPGIPLWIRIGVHSGPCAAGVVGNKMPRYCLFGDTVNTASRMESTGLPLRIHVSQSTINILQRTDCQFQYEQRGETYLKGKGKEMTYWLTGVTGGKYNLPTPPTAENIQRLQQDLADMIVSSLEKRGKGGESFEKRKTLSIRRRETSVHGESSPEYFHLAVTDNPSTYL encoded by the exons atgactataaTGAGGTATAAGATGAGTGGTTTGAATAGTTTACCTTACCTGGGAATGTTGGTTATGGCGGTGATTGGCAACAAGATGCTGGACGACTGTCTGGCGTCCAAACGTCGATTCACGATGAACGTTGTGCTGCTGGAAGACAACACGTACGAGTGGAGTCGGCCCTTCGTGCAGGCGGCGGTGGAGCGAGCCATTGAAGAAGACAGGAAGGAGAATATTAAACATA ATTTAAGCTTCGCTTTGACAGCTAACTTCCACGGCTTCAACACGACCCTGTACAACCGGCAAGGCTGTGGTAGCAGCACTTGCGAAGGCGTGGCCATACTCAAGATGCTCCAT AATGATGGTGAAGTCGGTTGTGTCATGCTGGGACCTTCGTGCACGTACGCTACCTTCCAGTTAGTGGA TGATGAAATCGGCCTGACCCTAAGCATGCCCGTCATTTCCGCCGGGAGCTTCGGCCTCTCTTGCGACTACAAGCCTAAATTGACTCGGATTTTGCCGCCGGCACGCAAGATCTCGGATATGTTCTACTTCTTTCTGAAGGAGGAGTTGTCATTCAAGGATGAATGGCAGCATGTTTACGTATACAAGAAGTCCAGCGAGAACGCCACAGAGGATTGCTTCTG GTATACCAATGGACTGGAAGCTCCTTCCGCCAACTTTGCTACAAAAATCAAAAGAGAAATGCTACGTTCTGAGGACGACTTAAAGGAAGCTCTCATCGATAACCAACGACACAGTAACA TTTTCATCATTTGTGGCCGTCTTGATGACATCATTTCAATCAAATCCAAAGTGGGCCCAATTAAGCCAGAGATCATCTTCATTCTCATGGATATTTACAA TCCTGAGTATTATGTCAACGCGACATCCAATCAGGCCATGCGTAACGTCCTGGTCGTCACTCTCCCGCAGAGGAACTACAACTACGGATTGACTTTACCTTATAACGACACGGTGAGCTGCATTTTAAAGGAAATGTCGGAAAACTTTGaacttttttctctctttcaacGGCAGATTAATGACTATGTGGCTGGCTATCATGACGCCGCTCTACTGTTCGGTAAAGTGCTCAGGGAGAGGATGCTCAGTCAGAAGAATAATGGTCGCAAAGGAGCTAATGAAGTCCCGCTTAGTGATAATCCATTCGGGAATGCTTCCTTCCATG GTATGGCAGGACATTATGTTTTGGACAAGTATGGTGACAGAGATGTTAACTTCACCGTGATTTACACATCCACTCTAACCGGCAAG TATGAGACTCTGCTAGTGTTTGACACGTCGAGGAATAAAACGATACACGTGGCCCAAAATCCTGCTCTGGCTTGGAAAGGAAATCGCTTGCCTCAAGATATACCGGAGAATTCCGATG GCTTGACCACGCAGAATGTGATCGTGATCGTTCTGAGCCTGAGTGTTTTCGTGGTGACCGTCGTCGCGCTCATCTTCTACAG GCAGAACAGAAAACAACGTCCAATGCAAAAAAGGTGGGCTCACATCAACCCTCACCTGATTGGTCCACTGGATGAGAAGGAGGTCTCCCTAAAG ATTGATGAAGATAAGAGGAAGGATAGCACGTTCTACTCTCGTCGTGGCCGCTATGATAAAAAG CCGGTCATCTTGAAAGAGCTCAAACAAACCGATGGAGACTTCACAGACGAGCAGAAGATTGAGCTTAACACT CTGCTGCGTATCGATTACTACAACTTGACCAAGTTCTATGGCACGGTGAAGTTTGAGTATGCCGTGTTTGGGATGTTTGAGCTGTGCTCCAGGGGATCCCTCAGG TACATTCTGAACGACAGAATTTCCTACCCAGATGAAACCTTCATGGACATGGAGTTTAAAATATCAGTCATGTATGATATAGCGAAG GGCATGTCTTATCTCCACTCCAGTAATATCGCAGTCCACGGGCGCCTCAAATCCACCAATTGTGTGGTTGACAATCGTATGGTGGTAAAAATCACAGATTTTGGCTGTCATACACTTTTGAGGCCAGGAAGAG ATGTATGGACAGCACCGGAACATCTCCGTAAAGATGGGGTATCTCAAAAAGGAGATGTTTACAGCTACGGCATCATCGCACATGAAATCATTCTGAGGCAGCCTCCGTTTTATACTCAATACTATTTGAGTCGTGCAG AGAAGATTTACAGGGTGCAGTATCCTAACGGGATGCGTGTCTTCAGACCAGAACTCAACTTTGATGgagtgtcagagaaagaaactgaG TTGTACATGTTGATGAACAACTGCTGGGATGAAGATCCTGAACGGAGGCCAGATTTTAAGAAAATCGAGTTAACGCTGGGTAAGATTTTCAG CAATTTGCACAATCAAGCCACCGAGACATACATGGACAACCTGATCCGCCGTCTCCAGATGTACTCGAGGACTTTGGAGAATCTCGTGGAGGAGAGGACAGCTTTATACAAGGCTGAGAGGGACAGAGCAGACCGTCTTAACTTCATGCTGCTTCCCGG ccCAGTGGTGAGGTCACTGAAGGAGACAGGCATAGTGGAGCCGGAGCTCTACGAAGAAGTGACGGTGTATTTTAGCGACATTGTCGGATTCACCACACTTTGCCACTTCAGCACGCCCATGGAGGTGGTGGACATGCTCAATGAGATCTACAAGAACTTTGACAGCGTCCTCGACCACCATGATGTCTACAAG GTCGAGACAATCGGCGATGCGTACATGGTTGCGTCGGGTCTGCCAAAACGCAACGGCGACAGGCATGCCGTGGACATTGCACACATGGCACTGGACATCTTGTCATTTGTTGGGACGTTTGAGCTGCAGCACTTGCCTGGAATTCCGTTGTGGATACGGATTGGCGTGCATTCAG GTCCTTGTGCTGCTGGAGTGGTGGGGAACAAGATGCCCCGCTATTGTCTATTTGGAGATACAGTCAACACGGCATCACGAATGGAGTCCACGGGCCTGC CTCTGAGAATCCATGTAAGTCAGTCCACCATCAACATTCTGCAAAGGACTGATTGTCAATTTCAGTATGAGCAAAGAGGAGAGACGTATCTGAAG GGGAAAGGCAAGGAGATGACTTACTGGTTAACTGGAGTGACCGGGGGCAAATACAATCTACCTACACCGCCAACAGC GGAGAACATCCAGCGATTGCAGCAGGACCTGGCAGATATGATCGTATCCAGTCTGGAAAAGCGTGGAAAAGGCGGAGAGAGTTTCGAAAAGAGGAAAACTTTGTCCATCAGACGGAGAGAAACTAGCGTGCATGGGGAAAGTTCCCCGGAATATTTCCATTTAGCTGTCACTGATAACCCCAGTACTTATCTGTGA
- the LOC125984169 gene encoding phosphomannomutase 1: MSADRNILCLFDVDGTLTPPREKIDPELDEFFQKLRRKVKIGIISASDYSKIAEQLGEGDDVIHKFDYVFVENGTVQYKDGKLHSKQAIQNHIGEELLQDLINFCLSYMGLIKLPKKRGTFIEFRNGMLNISPIGRNCTFEERIEFSEIDKKEKIQEKFVAALKEEFAGKGLRFTRGGLISFDVFPEGWDKRLCLDLLASEGLDAIYFFGNETSDGGNDYEIFNDPRTIGYTVDSPRDTATRCRQLFFDEPSCES, encoded by the exons ATGTCTGCAGACAGAAATATCCTATGCCTGTTTGATGTGGATGGTACTCTGACGCCACCGAGAGAG AAAATAGACCCAGAGCTGGATGAGTTCTTCCAAAAATTAAGAAGGAAAGTCAAAATTGGCATCATCAGTGCGTCAGACTATTCCAAAATTGCAGAACAACTCGGCGAAGGAGATGACG TCATCCACAAATTTGACTACGTGTTTGTTGAAAATGGTACAGTCCAGTACAAAGATGGCAAACTCCACTCAAAGCAG GCAATCCAGAACCATATCGGGGAGGAGCTGCTGCAGGACCTCATTAACTTCTGCCTGAGCTACATGGGGCTCATCAAACTGCCAAAGAAAAG GGGAACGTTCATTGAGTTCAGGAATGGAATGCTCAACATTTCTCCCATCGGTCGGAACTGCACATTCGAGGAACGAATTGAATTCTCTGAAATtgataag AAAGAAAAAATCCAGGAGAAATTTGTTGCTGCCCTGAAGGAGGAATTTGCCGGAAAGGGACTGAGGTTCACTCGAG GTGGTCTCATCAGTTTTGACGTGTTTCCCGAAGGCTGGGACAAGAGGTTATGTCTGGATCTGCTAGCGAGCGAAGGCCTGGATGCCATCTACTTCTTCGGCAATGAGACGTCAGAT GGAGGAAACGATTATGAAATTTTTAACGACCCACGTACGATCGGCTACACGGTCGACTCGCCGAGAGACACTGCCACCCGGTGTCGGCAACTTTTTTTCGATGAGCCGTCGTGTGAatcctga
- the csdc2b gene encoding cold shock domain-containing protein C2: MTDPNLTSPSATPLRSPDAPLSVSFPFLREGSRVWEERGEQALPRELPSPLPTKRTRTYSATVRAHSGPVFKGVCKNFSRSQGHGFIRPSHGGEDIFVHISDIDGEYVPVEGDEVTYKVCRVPPKNLKVQAVEVRIIHLNPGSKHETWSGQIISS, translated from the exons ATGACCGACCCCAACCTCACGTCACCCTCGGCGACCCCGCTTCGATCCCCCGACGCCCCGCTCAGCGTCTCCTTCCCGTTCCTTCGGGAGGGGAGTCGAGTTTGGGAGGAAAGGGGAGAGCAGGCGCTACCCAGGGAACTTCCCAGCCCGCTGCCGACCAAACGTACTCGCACTTACTCGGC CACGGTCCGAGCTCACTCAGGTCCGGTGTTCAAGGGCGTTTGTAAGAACTTCTCAAGATCCCAAGGGCACGGATTCATCCGGCCGAGCCATGGCGGCGAAGATATCTTTGTTCATATCTCAGA CATCGACGGGGAATATGTTCCCGTTGAAGGCGACGAGGTCACTTACAAAGTGTGCAGAGTCCCCCCCAAGAACCTGAAGGTGCAGGCGGTGGAGGTGAGGATAATTCATCTGAACCCAGGCAGCAAACACGAGACCTGGTCCGGGCAGATCATCAGTTCTTAG